The SAR324 cluster bacterium DNA window GATTTGAGATCTGCGAACCTGAGTCGGGCTAATCTAAGATCATCAAATCTCTCAGGAGCAAATTTGCGAGGAGCTACTCTAGATGAGGTAAATTTAAGTTTGGCAAATCTCAGCGAAGCAGAGTTAGTGGGCTCAAATCTCCGCAGATCTAACTTTCGTGGGGCAAATTTAAGTGCTTCTGACCTGAGTGCTGCAGATTTCTCCTCCTCAGATTTCCGTGAAGTTGACCTTACAGGAGCAAATTTGCGTGGGTCAGATTCAAGGGCAACTGATTTTTGGAAGGCGAACTTCAAGGAAGCTAACATACGAAGAGCCGACATGCGTGAAGCAAATCTGTTTGGGACTGATTTTAGTCTGGCTGACATTCGTGGAGCAAATCTTAGCTACTCAGATTTAGAAAGTGCGAACTTGGCTGGTGCAGATATGAGAGAGGTCCGCATTCTCGATGCTCGCTTTTGTAATACCAAAATGCCGAACCAAGAGATGAATCATTCTGGATGTTAGTTGGTTCTCTTCTAATAAGCCTGTACCAGATTTGTTGAATCTTCATTATCCGAGACTTAAACTTTCGTAATTGGTAATCTAGGCTCCAAGCTGTTTACAGAAAAAAATCACTTCTAGTTCATCCCCGCTGAATTGATCAATTTCCCTATCTTGATCTGGAATCCTCTCTTGTCAAAGCCAGCAGATGGCAAGTATTCTAGTTTTCTCCTACTACAGAACTTCGGCACAATAGGTTCTCAGACAAACAGGAAAACAACACAGGTCCCTTGGCAAAGCTTTATTTTTATTACTCCGCAATGAACGCAGGCAAAACCACAACTTTGCTACAATCCAGCCACAACTATGTTGAAAGGGGAATGAACACTTTTCTGCTCAAACCAAAGATTGATGATAGAGAAGGAGAAGAAATCATTCGCTCACGGATTGGACTCGAGGCTGAATCCCATGAATTTAAAAAAAATGATAACCTGTTTCATGAAATATCCAACCGGCATAAGGATGATCAGCTCCACTGTGTGCTGGTAGATGAAGCACAGTTCCTCAGTAGGGATCAGGTAAAGGAATTGGGAGAGGTGGTGGATCGATTGAAAATCCCCGTCCTGTGTTATGGATTACGAACCGATTTTCTTGGTGAGTTGTTTGAGGGAAGCAAGTGTCTGCTGGCTTGGGCGGATGAACTCAGAGAAATCAAGACAGTTTGCTACTGTGGTAAAAAAGCTATTATGACAGTTCGAATGAATGATGAAGGTAAGCCAGTACAAGCTGGTGAACAGATCCACATTGGTGGCAATGAAAGCTATGTTTCCATGTGCCGTCGCCATTTTAAATCAAGCTTGGGTTTCAGCGAAGACTGAAGGGAAAAATGTCCACCAGAATACTCTCGATTTCCACTGGAAGGGTTTTGGCTCTTGCACTACCAAATTCTCACAAGGGATTCCCGAAAACAACAAGATCTGCGATCGTTAAGAGTCCAGTATCCAGTCTGCAAGACCCACAGTCGATCGTATGTCAACCGATGGGCTTGGAAGGAGATGAACAAGCGAACCACTCAGTACACGGAGGCAAGGATAAAGCAGTTTATTGCTATCCTGCAGAACACTACCCTTTTTGGAGAGACGCCCTGAAGACCACGGGGGATAAGCTGGCGCGGATGGATCAACATGGTGCTTTTGGAGAGAATCTGACTATCGAGGGGCTGACCGAAGAGCAGGTGTACGTTGGCGACGTCTGGCAGATTGAAGAGGTACAATTCGAAATCAGGGCACCGCGGGAACCATGTTTTAAGTTCAATGCGCTCATGGGTGATCGATTGGCAGGTAAGAAGATGTTTGCTGAGGGTCTGAGTGGTTGGTATCTCGCGGTGCTTAGTCCGGGTGTTATAAGAGCTGGTGTTCAGATTACAGTGATCTCAGGCCCCAGAGAAAAGTCGATTGCGGAAGTTTTCAAGGACTTGGGACGCAAAACGGTTTGAAATCATCTACTGAACCTTTCTCATCTTTGGTAATCACTGATTTGAAAATTCCTAGGTCCATTCAGCTTCAATAACCAACTCATCGTTGTTTCTTCCACCAATCATAATAGGGTAGGAGTTCTTTCAAAAGAACCGTCTTGTCTGCATCTAGTATCACCTCGGCCTCAAGATTACTCTCATCAGTTTCCCTCATCAGTTGACGACAATTCCCACAGGGAGGAATCACGAATACTGATCCTGCTTCATCTTTCCAGACAGCTACAATCCTCTTAATTTCATATTCTCCGTTAGTAATCATAGCGGCGATAGCAGCCTTTTCTGCACAAAATGTGTTGGATCCTGAATCAGCACACACCCCGTAATATACCTGATCACTTCTGGAAAGTAAGGCACACCCTACATCCGCAAAGAGGCTGTCTTTCACTTTTCTGGGTTTGATGGCAGAAGTCGCTTCTCTGATAAGTATTCGATTCGAGGAATTTTCATAAGAGTCAGAGAACATATTAAAAACTTGGAAAAATTTAGCTAAATCTTAAGGAATTTTTTGAAATGAAATAAGAAAATACCTGATTTCAACCAAGTTTGTAATTAAGTAATGAGTATTTCATTGATTTACAGTTATTCTCTCTACAAGAAATAGAGTTAACGAGAATTAAACTCAATCCCGGCATTCTTGAGGGCAGTCTTAATTGAATTTTGCATCAAATCAGATGGATAAGGCATTGGCCTTCGTGGGTAGGAATTGGGACATCCTTGTAGTTTTTGAATGAACTTGACGCATGCTGGCAGTAGATCATGTTCAGTAGAGTTCCAAACTTGTAGCAATTGTCTGTGCAACTCCAGCGCTTGTTCATTCTTCCCATTCTTGGAAGCAGTCCACAATTTCACACAATGGTGGGGACAAGCTGCTAATAGGGCTGCAATTGCACCTTTAGCACCTAGCTGAAAGGATGGATACAGTAGCGCATCAACAGCAGTAAATATAAGGTCTTCTGACTGACTTTGTTCAAGGAGATCAGCCAAAAGTTTCATGTCTCCAGCACTTTGTTTTACCCCTATCACATTGGGAACTTCACGCAAAATTCTGCATAGTAAATTCGGTGATAAATATGTCCAAGGCACTACGTTGTAGATAATGATGGGGATTTCAGTTTTTTCTGCCAACTCTCTAAAATGTGAGATCATGGATTCATCATCTGGCCGGAAAAGATAATGGACTGGAGTAACTTGTAAAGCATCCGCACCGATAGATTTTGCAAGCTTCCCACGCTCAATCGCCTCTTGTGTGCTGTTCACGATGATTCCAGCAATGATTGGAAGTTCAGATCCCACTTCTTTAAGTGCACTCGTAAGTAATTGACTAAACTCTTTACGATCAAGAGTGTGTCCTTCACCTGTGCTCCCACCAACAGCAAGGCCATGACAGCCAGCTTCTTCCAGCCATTTAAATTGTTCTGCACAAGCATTTAAATCTATTTTACCTTGAGCATCAAATGCTGTTGTTGCAGGTGCAATGATTCCTTCTAATTTTCTCATGGGTATCTCCATTTAAAATGCTTTAAGTTGAAATTATTCATAATTTCAAAAAATAAACTTGCAGAGTCAAGTTTGGAAGAAATATAAATTTATTGCAATGTCCTAAATTAAAATATGAATGTAAAAATCAATTTACAACTAAAGAAATAAAATCAGATAGAATTGAATGGTAAACCTATTTTTGGACTTAAAATGCAAGAAACAACAGTACATTTGATCGGTAGTGCTCATATTGATCCAGTTTGGTATTGGTCTCGACAGGCTGGAATGATTGAGGTGCTATCAACTTGTCGTACCGCCATGGAAATGTTGCATAACTACGATGAGTTTGTCTTTAGTTTAGGAGATGTATGGGTTTATGAAATACTTGAAAAATATTGTCATGAAGACCTGGATACAATAAAGGAACATATATTAAATAAAAGATGGCACGTACCTGGTGGCTGGTATGTTCAACCAGATTGTAATCTTATTAGTGAATCATCTTTTAAAAAGCATATAGAGTTTGGGAAGTCGTTTTTCAGCAGAAACTTTTCCGTTGAAGTCAATGTTGGATTCAATGTTGATAGTTTTGGTCATAGTGCAGCAATTCCAGACATTCTAATGGAAGCTGGCTATGATAGTTATGTAATGATGCGCCCAATGCAGCATGAGATGTCACTACCAGGGCCTTTATTTATTTGGGAGGGTAACGGAGGAGGAGAGGTAATGACATGGAGAATCCCAAGGAGCTATAATGCTGAATCACCAGATGTTTTGAAACAAAATATATTGAGTGCTTTGGAGGTTGCAAAAGTTGATATTCCACATGTTATGGTCTTTTACGGAATTGGAAATCATGGTGGAGGCCCCACACGGGAACTCATTGAATGGATTTTGGAAAATCAAGACTTTAGGGAGGGTGTAAAGCTGAAGTTTTCGAGTCCCAGACAATTTTTTGATGCTGTGAAGCCTTGGAAAATGCATATACCTCGTGTGCAAGGTGAATTACAAATGCATGCGATAGGGTGCTATTCAGTGGTTGGGGAAATCAAGAGAAAGCTCCAAGATGCAGAGTTGGTGATTCTGGAAGCTCAAACAGCTGAAAGTCTTTTGGGTGATATCAATAATTTTGTCTTTGTGAACAATCGCTTTGACAAGAGTTGGAAACGGATTTTGTTCAATCAGT harbors:
- a CDS encoding thymidine kinase; amino-acid sequence: MAKLYFYYSAMNAGKTTTLLQSSHNYVERGMNTFLLKPKIDDREGEEIIRSRIGLEAESHEFKKNDNLFHEISNRHKDDQLHCVLVDEAQFLSRDQVKELGEVVDRLKIPVLCYGLRTDFLGELFEGSKCLLAWADELREIKTVCYCGKKAIMTVRMNDEGKPVQAGEQIHIGGNESYVSMCRRHFKSSLGFSED
- a CDS encoding cytidine deaminase; translated protein: MKDSLFADVGCALLSRSDQVYYGVCADSGSNTFCAEKAAIAAMITNGEYEIKRIVAVWKDEAGSVFVIPPCGNCRQLMRETDESNLEAEVILDADKTVLLKELLPYYDWWKKQR
- a CDS encoding dihydrodipicolinate synthase family protein, whose protein sequence is MRKLEGIIAPATTAFDAQGKIDLNACAEQFKWLEEAGCHGLAVGGSTGEGHTLDRKEFSQLLTSALKEVGSELPIIAGIIVNSTQEAIERGKLAKSIGADALQVTPVHYLFRPDDESMISHFRELAEKTEIPIIIYNVVPWTYLSPNLLCRILREVPNVIGVKQSAGDMKLLADLLEQSQSEDLIFTAVDALLYPSFQLGAKGAIAALLAACPHHCVKLWTASKNGKNEQALELHRQLLQVWNSTEHDLLPACVKFIQKLQGCPNSYPRRPMPYPSDLMQNSIKTALKNAGIEFNSR
- a CDS encoding pentapeptide repeat-containing protein, producing MKEKSFIKILVLGTGLCLLSLPVLGFKQEDLDKLNRTNECIQCDLSGADLRSANLSRANLRSSNLSGANLRGATLDEVNLSLANLSEAELVGSNLRRSNFRGANLSASDLSAADFSSSDFREVDLTGANLRGSDSRATDFWKANFKEANIRRADMREANLFGTDFSLADIRGANLSYSDLESANLAGADMREVRILDARFCNTKMPNQEMNHSGC
- a CDS encoding MOSC domain-containing protein, with amino-acid sequence MSTRILSISTGRVLALALPNSHKGFPKTTRSAIVKSPVSSLQDPQSIVCQPMGLEGDEQANHSVHGGKDKAVYCYPAEHYPFWRDALKTTGDKLARMDQHGAFGENLTIEGLTEEQVYVGDVWQIEEVQFEIRAPREPCFKFNALMGDRLAGKKMFAEGLSGWYLAVLSPGVIRAGVQITVISGPREKSIAEVFKDLGRKTV